Proteins encoded together in one Solanum lycopersicum chromosome 7, SLM_r2.1 window:
- the LOC101256602 gene encoding uncharacterized protein isoform X1 yields the protein MLDGILTRGFSSKCKSLVKATRTRIEVVRRRAESKQRFLKEDLAKLLDNGLDINAYGRTEEFLLGLNLLSCYDFVEQSCEYILMQLSDMQKLRGCPENCREAVASLMFAAARFSDLPELRELRDLFQERYGNSLECFVNQKCCQFVEKLSSSPPAVEKRIQLLQDIVVEFSIRWDSMGFQKRMAFAQAQPNRSGLSHASAGNHILPNGKDGGLKADKLDVALGERHKGLNDQHNIKNGREGAVLKKEQQDLHSSEGKESNKDRNKHLTKQETCYSVGRKHDILFDEEEQTRIRNKAVMEKDDNSTRIAKSGNSSHGERREGFDYKFTRNNENHGQILTGRVQDTLSCARSETAPSRGLPFRNEDVTSARDTAIEKNTVNSKKMVQQDAGNRLMTSYAKFALPPPYSKSKEKAIHPPYVKRKDSKERGLKGSKQSASEFDGHFRSSSPSTRVETIKITKESDLSDHVAQTIKPTRTNSHGHDKEFSHKDVILPKPRSLRRKHHKSATNNHGEVDKSEDARGAKRSSSSRRREHSRKGLQILFEDERHRKDEEERMIDKLLLHYSKRPSKYDVRKMPQALATPDTGEFSNNQTNGDQDKMESDVVVFPKRSISLPHEQASPSKATPIFARANSFQPDNQACHVHPKLPDYDDLTARFASLRG from the exons ATGCTTGACGGTATACTAACCCGTGGTTTCAGCTCCAAATG CAAATCGCTAGTAAAGGCTACAAGGACGAGAATCGAGGTGGTGAGACGGAGAGCTGAGTCGAAACAGAGGTTTttgaaggaagatcttgccaaATTGCTTGATAATGGACTCGATATTAATGCTTATGGAAGG ACTGAAGAATTTTTGCTTGGGCTGAACCTCTTGTCCTGCTATGACTTTGTGGAACAATCTTGTGAATATATTTTGATGCAGCTCTCCGACATGCAGAAACTAAG GGGCTGTCCTGAGAACTGCAGAGAAGCTGTGGCATCGCTGATGTTTGCTGCAGCAAGATTCTCCGATTTACCAGAATTACGAGAGCTAAGGGATTTATTTCAGGAGAGATACGGGAACTCTTTAGAATGTTTTGTTAACCAGAAG TGCTGTCAGTTTGTGGAGAAATTATCTTCAAGCCCCCCTGCAGTGGAGAAGAGAATTCAGCTGCTGCAAGATATAGTGGTAGAATTTTCCATAAGGTGGGACTCCATGGGATTTCAAAAGAGGATGGCATTTGCACAG GCTCAACCAAACAGGAGTGGACTTTCACATGCTTCTGCTGGCAATCACATTCTACCAAATGGCAAGGATGGTGGTTTAAAAGCTGATAAACTTGACGTTGCACTTGGTGAAAGGCACAAGGGATTGAATGATCAACATAACATAAAGAATGGAAGAGAGGGTGCTGTCTTGAAAAAAGAGCAGCAGGATCTTCATTCCTCTGAAGGAAAAGAATCAAACAAGGATAGAAATAAACATCTTACAAAGCAGGAAACATGCTATTCAGTGGGGCGAAAACATGATATCTTGTTTGACGAGGAGGAACAGACAAGGATAAGAAACAAAGCAGTCATGGAGAAAGATGATAATTCAACAAGGATAGCAAAATCAGGCAACTCATCACATGGAGAGAGGCGAGAAggttttgattataaatttactaGAAACAATGAAAATCATGGTCAAATTCTCACAGGAAGAGTACAGGACACTCTATCTTGTGCAAGATCAGAGACTGCTCCTAGTAGGGGACTCCCTTTCAGAAATGAAGATGTCACTTCTGCTCGGGACACAGCCATTGAAAAGAATACTGTCAACTCAAAAAAAATGGTTCAGCAGGACGCTGGAAATAGGTTAATGACATCCTATGCCAAGTTTGCTCTCCCTCCACCATACAGTAAGTCCAAAGAGAAAGCCATCCATCCTCCATATGTAAAGCGAAAAGATAGCAAGGAAAGAGGCCTCAAAGGTTCTAAGCAGTCTGCTTCTGAATTTGATGGCCATTTCAGAAGTTCCTCTCCATCCACTAGAGTTGAAACAATTAAGATCACTAAAGAATCAGACCTTTCTGATCATGTGGCTCAAACTATTAAACCCACTAGAACAAATAGTCATGGTCATGATAAAGAATTCTCTCACAAGGATGTGATTTTGCCCAAACCAAGATCTCTTAGGAGAAAGCACCATAAATCAGCTACTAATAATCACGGTGAAGTAGATAAGTCTGAAGATGCCAGAGGAGCCAAGAGAAGTTCAAGTAGCCGGCGAAGGGAACATTCAAGGAAAGGCTTGCAGATTTTATTTGAGGATGAACGCCATAGAAAAGATGAAGAGGAAAGAATGATAGATAAACTATTGCTGCATTACAGTAAAAGACCATCAAAGTATGATGTGAGAAAAATGCCACAAGCTCTGGCAACTCCTGATACTGGTGAATTCTCAAATAATCAAACCAATGGAGATCAGGATAAAATGGAATCAGATGTGGTTGTTTTCCCCAAAAGATCTATTTCCCTCCCACACGAGCAGGCTTCTCCATCGAAGGCAACACCTATCTTTGCTCGTGCCAATTCATTTCAGCCCGACAACCAGGCATGTCATGTGCATCCCAAACTACCAGATTATGATGATTTGACTGCCAGATTTGCTTCTCTAAGAGGctga
- the LOC101256602 gene encoding uncharacterized protein isoform X6, whose product MQLSDMQKLRGCPENCREAVASLMFAAARFSDLPELRELRDLFQERYGNSLECFVNQKFVEKLSSSPPAVEKRIQLLQDIVVEFSIRWDSMGFQKRMAFAQAQPNRSGLSHASAGNHILPNGKDGGLKADKLDVALGERHKGLNDQHNIKNGREGAVLKKEQQDLHSSEGKESNKDRNKHLTKQETCYSVGRKHDILFDEEEQTRIRNKAVMEKDDNSTRIAKSGNSSHGERREGFDYKFTRNNENHGQILTGRVQDTLSCARSETAPSRGLPFRNEDVTSARDTAIEKNTVNSKKMVQQDAGNRLMTSYAKFALPPPYSKSKEKAIHPPYVKRKDSKERGLKGSKQSASEFDGHFRSSSPSTRVETIKITKESDLSDHVAQTIKPTRTNSHGHDKEFSHKDVILPKPRSLRRKHHKSATNNHGEVDKSEDARGAKRSSSSRRREHSRKGLQILFEDERHRKDEEERMIDKLLLHYSKRPSKYDVRKMPQALATPDTGEFSNNQTNGDQDKMESDVVVFPKRSISLPHEQASPSKATPIFARANSFQPDNQACHVHPKLPDYDDLTARFASLRG is encoded by the exons ATGCAGCTCTCCGACATGCAGAAACTAAG GGGCTGTCCTGAGAACTGCAGAGAAGCTGTGGCATCGCTGATGTTTGCTGCAGCAAGATTCTCCGATTTACCAGAATTACGAGAGCTAAGGGATTTATTTCAGGAGAGATACGGGAACTCTTTAGAATGTTTTGTTAACCAGAAG TTTGTGGAGAAATTATCTTCAAGCCCCCCTGCAGTGGAGAAGAGAATTCAGCTGCTGCAAGATATAGTGGTAGAATTTTCCATAAGGTGGGACTCCATGGGATTTCAAAAGAGGATGGCATTTGCACAG GCTCAACCAAACAGGAGTGGACTTTCACATGCTTCTGCTGGCAATCACATTCTACCAAATGGCAAGGATGGTGGTTTAAAAGCTGATAAACTTGACGTTGCACTTGGTGAAAGGCACAAGGGATTGAATGATCAACATAACATAAAGAATGGAAGAGAGGGTGCTGTCTTGAAAAAAGAGCAGCAGGATCTTCATTCCTCTGAAGGAAAAGAATCAAACAAGGATAGAAATAAACATCTTACAAAGCAGGAAACATGCTATTCAGTGGGGCGAAAACATGATATCTTGTTTGACGAGGAGGAACAGACAAGGATAAGAAACAAAGCAGTCATGGAGAAAGATGATAATTCAACAAGGATAGCAAAATCAGGCAACTCATCACATGGAGAGAGGCGAGAAggttttgattataaatttactaGAAACAATGAAAATCATGGTCAAATTCTCACAGGAAGAGTACAGGACACTCTATCTTGTGCAAGATCAGAGACTGCTCCTAGTAGGGGACTCCCTTTCAGAAATGAAGATGTCACTTCTGCTCGGGACACAGCCATTGAAAAGAATACTGTCAACTCAAAAAAAATGGTTCAGCAGGACGCTGGAAATAGGTTAATGACATCCTATGCCAAGTTTGCTCTCCCTCCACCATACAGTAAGTCCAAAGAGAAAGCCATCCATCCTCCATATGTAAAGCGAAAAGATAGCAAGGAAAGAGGCCTCAAAGGTTCTAAGCAGTCTGCTTCTGAATTTGATGGCCATTTCAGAAGTTCCTCTCCATCCACTAGAGTTGAAACAATTAAGATCACTAAAGAATCAGACCTTTCTGATCATGTGGCTCAAACTATTAAACCCACTAGAACAAATAGTCATGGTCATGATAAAGAATTCTCTCACAAGGATGTGATTTTGCCCAAACCAAGATCTCTTAGGAGAAAGCACCATAAATCAGCTACTAATAATCACGGTGAAGTAGATAAGTCTGAAGATGCCAGAGGAGCCAAGAGAAGTTCAAGTAGCCGGCGAAGGGAACATTCAAGGAAAGGCTTGCAGATTTTATTTGAGGATGAACGCCATAGAAAAGATGAAGAGGAAAGAATGATAGATAAACTATTGCTGCATTACAGTAAAAGACCATCAAAGTATGATGTGAGAAAAATGCCACAAGCTCTGGCAACTCCTGATACTGGTGAATTCTCAAATAATCAAACCAATGGAGATCAGGATAAAATGGAATCAGATGTGGTTGTTTTCCCCAAAAGATCTATTTCCCTCCCACACGAGCAGGCTTCTCCATCGAAGGCAACACCTATCTTTGCTCGTGCCAATTCATTTCAGCCCGACAACCAGGCATGTCATGTGCATCCCAAACTACCAGATTATGATGATTTGACTGCCAGATTTGCTTCTCTAAGAGGctga
- the LOC101256602 gene encoding uncharacterized protein isoform X2, which yields MLDGILTRGFSSKCKSLVKATRTRIEVVRRRAESKQRFLKEDLAKLLDNGLDINAYGRTEEFLLGLNLLSCYDFVEQSCEYILMQLSDMQKLRGCPENCREAVASLMFAAARFSDLPELRELRDLFQERYGNSLECFVNQKFVEKLSSSPPAVEKRIQLLQDIVVEFSIRWDSMGFQKRMAFAQAQPNRSGLSHASAGNHILPNGKDGGLKADKLDVALGERHKGLNDQHNIKNGREGAVLKKEQQDLHSSEGKESNKDRNKHLTKQETCYSVGRKHDILFDEEEQTRIRNKAVMEKDDNSTRIAKSGNSSHGERREGFDYKFTRNNENHGQILTGRVQDTLSCARSETAPSRGLPFRNEDVTSARDTAIEKNTVNSKKMVQQDAGNRLMTSYAKFALPPPYSKSKEKAIHPPYVKRKDSKERGLKGSKQSASEFDGHFRSSSPSTRVETIKITKESDLSDHVAQTIKPTRTNSHGHDKEFSHKDVILPKPRSLRRKHHKSATNNHGEVDKSEDARGAKRSSSSRRREHSRKGLQILFEDERHRKDEEERMIDKLLLHYSKRPSKYDVRKMPQALATPDTGEFSNNQTNGDQDKMESDVVVFPKRSISLPHEQASPSKATPIFARANSFQPDNQACHVHPKLPDYDDLTARFASLRG from the exons ATGCTTGACGGTATACTAACCCGTGGTTTCAGCTCCAAATG CAAATCGCTAGTAAAGGCTACAAGGACGAGAATCGAGGTGGTGAGACGGAGAGCTGAGTCGAAACAGAGGTTTttgaaggaagatcttgccaaATTGCTTGATAATGGACTCGATATTAATGCTTATGGAAGG ACTGAAGAATTTTTGCTTGGGCTGAACCTCTTGTCCTGCTATGACTTTGTGGAACAATCTTGTGAATATATTTTGATGCAGCTCTCCGACATGCAGAAACTAAG GGGCTGTCCTGAGAACTGCAGAGAAGCTGTGGCATCGCTGATGTTTGCTGCAGCAAGATTCTCCGATTTACCAGAATTACGAGAGCTAAGGGATTTATTTCAGGAGAGATACGGGAACTCTTTAGAATGTTTTGTTAACCAGAAG TTTGTGGAGAAATTATCTTCAAGCCCCCCTGCAGTGGAGAAGAGAATTCAGCTGCTGCAAGATATAGTGGTAGAATTTTCCATAAGGTGGGACTCCATGGGATTTCAAAAGAGGATGGCATTTGCACAG GCTCAACCAAACAGGAGTGGACTTTCACATGCTTCTGCTGGCAATCACATTCTACCAAATGGCAAGGATGGTGGTTTAAAAGCTGATAAACTTGACGTTGCACTTGGTGAAAGGCACAAGGGATTGAATGATCAACATAACATAAAGAATGGAAGAGAGGGTGCTGTCTTGAAAAAAGAGCAGCAGGATCTTCATTCCTCTGAAGGAAAAGAATCAAACAAGGATAGAAATAAACATCTTACAAAGCAGGAAACATGCTATTCAGTGGGGCGAAAACATGATATCTTGTTTGACGAGGAGGAACAGACAAGGATAAGAAACAAAGCAGTCATGGAGAAAGATGATAATTCAACAAGGATAGCAAAATCAGGCAACTCATCACATGGAGAGAGGCGAGAAggttttgattataaatttactaGAAACAATGAAAATCATGGTCAAATTCTCACAGGAAGAGTACAGGACACTCTATCTTGTGCAAGATCAGAGACTGCTCCTAGTAGGGGACTCCCTTTCAGAAATGAAGATGTCACTTCTGCTCGGGACACAGCCATTGAAAAGAATACTGTCAACTCAAAAAAAATGGTTCAGCAGGACGCTGGAAATAGGTTAATGACATCCTATGCCAAGTTTGCTCTCCCTCCACCATACAGTAAGTCCAAAGAGAAAGCCATCCATCCTCCATATGTAAAGCGAAAAGATAGCAAGGAAAGAGGCCTCAAAGGTTCTAAGCAGTCTGCTTCTGAATTTGATGGCCATTTCAGAAGTTCCTCTCCATCCACTAGAGTTGAAACAATTAAGATCACTAAAGAATCAGACCTTTCTGATCATGTGGCTCAAACTATTAAACCCACTAGAACAAATAGTCATGGTCATGATAAAGAATTCTCTCACAAGGATGTGATTTTGCCCAAACCAAGATCTCTTAGGAGAAAGCACCATAAATCAGCTACTAATAATCACGGTGAAGTAGATAAGTCTGAAGATGCCAGAGGAGCCAAGAGAAGTTCAAGTAGCCGGCGAAGGGAACATTCAAGGAAAGGCTTGCAGATTTTATTTGAGGATGAACGCCATAGAAAAGATGAAGAGGAAAGAATGATAGATAAACTATTGCTGCATTACAGTAAAAGACCATCAAAGTATGATGTGAGAAAAATGCCACAAGCTCTGGCAACTCCTGATACTGGTGAATTCTCAAATAATCAAACCAATGGAGATCAGGATAAAATGGAATCAGATGTGGTTGTTTTCCCCAAAAGATCTATTTCCCTCCCACACGAGCAGGCTTCTCCATCGAAGGCAACACCTATCTTTGCTCGTGCCAATTCATTTCAGCCCGACAACCAGGCATGTCATGTGCATCCCAAACTACCAGATTATGATGATTTGACTGCCAGATTTGCTTCTCTAAGAGGctga
- the LOC101256602 gene encoding uncharacterized protein isoform X5: MQLSDMQKLRGCPENCREAVASLMFAAARFSDLPELRELRDLFQERYGNSLECFVNQKCCQFVEKLSSSPPAVEKRIQLLQDIVVEFSIRWDSMGFQKRMAFAQAQPNRSGLSHASAGNHILPNGKDGGLKADKLDVALGERHKGLNDQHNIKNGREGAVLKKEQQDLHSSEGKESNKDRNKHLTKQETCYSVGRKHDILFDEEEQTRIRNKAVMEKDDNSTRIAKSGNSSHGERREGFDYKFTRNNENHGQILTGRVQDTLSCARSETAPSRGLPFRNEDVTSARDTAIEKNTVNSKKMVQQDAGNRLMTSYAKFALPPPYSKSKEKAIHPPYVKRKDSKERGLKGSKQSASEFDGHFRSSSPSTRVETIKITKESDLSDHVAQTIKPTRTNSHGHDKEFSHKDVILPKPRSLRRKHHKSATNNHGEVDKSEDARGAKRSSSSRRREHSRKGLQILFEDERHRKDEEERMIDKLLLHYSKRPSKYDVRKMPQALATPDTGEFSNNQTNGDQDKMESDVVVFPKRSISLPHEQASPSKATPIFARANSFQPDNQACHVHPKLPDYDDLTARFASLRG, translated from the exons ATGCAGCTCTCCGACATGCAGAAACTAAG GGGCTGTCCTGAGAACTGCAGAGAAGCTGTGGCATCGCTGATGTTTGCTGCAGCAAGATTCTCCGATTTACCAGAATTACGAGAGCTAAGGGATTTATTTCAGGAGAGATACGGGAACTCTTTAGAATGTTTTGTTAACCAGAAG TGCTGTCAGTTTGTGGAGAAATTATCTTCAAGCCCCCCTGCAGTGGAGAAGAGAATTCAGCTGCTGCAAGATATAGTGGTAGAATTTTCCATAAGGTGGGACTCCATGGGATTTCAAAAGAGGATGGCATTTGCACAG GCTCAACCAAACAGGAGTGGACTTTCACATGCTTCTGCTGGCAATCACATTCTACCAAATGGCAAGGATGGTGGTTTAAAAGCTGATAAACTTGACGTTGCACTTGGTGAAAGGCACAAGGGATTGAATGATCAACATAACATAAAGAATGGAAGAGAGGGTGCTGTCTTGAAAAAAGAGCAGCAGGATCTTCATTCCTCTGAAGGAAAAGAATCAAACAAGGATAGAAATAAACATCTTACAAAGCAGGAAACATGCTATTCAGTGGGGCGAAAACATGATATCTTGTTTGACGAGGAGGAACAGACAAGGATAAGAAACAAAGCAGTCATGGAGAAAGATGATAATTCAACAAGGATAGCAAAATCAGGCAACTCATCACATGGAGAGAGGCGAGAAggttttgattataaatttactaGAAACAATGAAAATCATGGTCAAATTCTCACAGGAAGAGTACAGGACACTCTATCTTGTGCAAGATCAGAGACTGCTCCTAGTAGGGGACTCCCTTTCAGAAATGAAGATGTCACTTCTGCTCGGGACACAGCCATTGAAAAGAATACTGTCAACTCAAAAAAAATGGTTCAGCAGGACGCTGGAAATAGGTTAATGACATCCTATGCCAAGTTTGCTCTCCCTCCACCATACAGTAAGTCCAAAGAGAAAGCCATCCATCCTCCATATGTAAAGCGAAAAGATAGCAAGGAAAGAGGCCTCAAAGGTTCTAAGCAGTCTGCTTCTGAATTTGATGGCCATTTCAGAAGTTCCTCTCCATCCACTAGAGTTGAAACAATTAAGATCACTAAAGAATCAGACCTTTCTGATCATGTGGCTCAAACTATTAAACCCACTAGAACAAATAGTCATGGTCATGATAAAGAATTCTCTCACAAGGATGTGATTTTGCCCAAACCAAGATCTCTTAGGAGAAAGCACCATAAATCAGCTACTAATAATCACGGTGAAGTAGATAAGTCTGAAGATGCCAGAGGAGCCAAGAGAAGTTCAAGTAGCCGGCGAAGGGAACATTCAAGGAAAGGCTTGCAGATTTTATTTGAGGATGAACGCCATAGAAAAGATGAAGAGGAAAGAATGATAGATAAACTATTGCTGCATTACAGTAAAAGACCATCAAAGTATGATGTGAGAAAAATGCCACAAGCTCTGGCAACTCCTGATACTGGTGAATTCTCAAATAATCAAACCAATGGAGATCAGGATAAAATGGAATCAGATGTGGTTGTTTTCCCCAAAAGATCTATTTCCCTCCCACACGAGCAGGCTTCTCCATCGAAGGCAACACCTATCTTTGCTCGTGCCAATTCATTTCAGCCCGACAACCAGGCATGTCATGTGCATCCCAAACTACCAGATTATGATGATTTGACTGCCAGATTTGCTTCTCTAAGAGGctga
- the LOC101256602 gene encoding uncharacterized protein isoform X8, translated as MFAAARFSDLPELRELRDLFQERYGNSLECFVNQKFVEKLSSSPPAVEKRIQLLQDIVVEFSIRWDSMGFQKRMAFAQAQPNRSGLSHASAGNHILPNGKDGGLKADKLDVALGERHKGLNDQHNIKNGREGAVLKKEQQDLHSSEGKESNKDRNKHLTKQETCYSVGRKHDILFDEEEQTRIRNKAVMEKDDNSTRIAKSGNSSHGERREGFDYKFTRNNENHGQILTGRVQDTLSCARSETAPSRGLPFRNEDVTSARDTAIEKNTVNSKKMVQQDAGNRLMTSYAKFALPPPYSKSKEKAIHPPYVKRKDSKERGLKGSKQSASEFDGHFRSSSPSTRVETIKITKESDLSDHVAQTIKPTRTNSHGHDKEFSHKDVILPKPRSLRRKHHKSATNNHGEVDKSEDARGAKRSSSSRRREHSRKGLQILFEDERHRKDEEERMIDKLLLHYSKRPSKYDVRKMPQALATPDTGEFSNNQTNGDQDKMESDVVVFPKRSISLPHEQASPSKATPIFARANSFQPDNQACHVHPKLPDYDDLTARFASLRG; from the exons ATGTTTGCTGCAGCAAGATTCTCCGATTTACCAGAATTACGAGAGCTAAGGGATTTATTTCAGGAGAGATACGGGAACTCTTTAGAATGTTTTGTTAACCAGAAG TTTGTGGAGAAATTATCTTCAAGCCCCCCTGCAGTGGAGAAGAGAATTCAGCTGCTGCAAGATATAGTGGTAGAATTTTCCATAAGGTGGGACTCCATGGGATTTCAAAAGAGGATGGCATTTGCACAG GCTCAACCAAACAGGAGTGGACTTTCACATGCTTCTGCTGGCAATCACATTCTACCAAATGGCAAGGATGGTGGTTTAAAAGCTGATAAACTTGACGTTGCACTTGGTGAAAGGCACAAGGGATTGAATGATCAACATAACATAAAGAATGGAAGAGAGGGTGCTGTCTTGAAAAAAGAGCAGCAGGATCTTCATTCCTCTGAAGGAAAAGAATCAAACAAGGATAGAAATAAACATCTTACAAAGCAGGAAACATGCTATTCAGTGGGGCGAAAACATGATATCTTGTTTGACGAGGAGGAACAGACAAGGATAAGAAACAAAGCAGTCATGGAGAAAGATGATAATTCAACAAGGATAGCAAAATCAGGCAACTCATCACATGGAGAGAGGCGAGAAggttttgattataaatttactaGAAACAATGAAAATCATGGTCAAATTCTCACAGGAAGAGTACAGGACACTCTATCTTGTGCAAGATCAGAGACTGCTCCTAGTAGGGGACTCCCTTTCAGAAATGAAGATGTCACTTCTGCTCGGGACACAGCCATTGAAAAGAATACTGTCAACTCAAAAAAAATGGTTCAGCAGGACGCTGGAAATAGGTTAATGACATCCTATGCCAAGTTTGCTCTCCCTCCACCATACAGTAAGTCCAAAGAGAAAGCCATCCATCCTCCATATGTAAAGCGAAAAGATAGCAAGGAAAGAGGCCTCAAAGGTTCTAAGCAGTCTGCTTCTGAATTTGATGGCCATTTCAGAAGTTCCTCTCCATCCACTAGAGTTGAAACAATTAAGATCACTAAAGAATCAGACCTTTCTGATCATGTGGCTCAAACTATTAAACCCACTAGAACAAATAGTCATGGTCATGATAAAGAATTCTCTCACAAGGATGTGATTTTGCCCAAACCAAGATCTCTTAGGAGAAAGCACCATAAATCAGCTACTAATAATCACGGTGAAGTAGATAAGTCTGAAGATGCCAGAGGAGCCAAGAGAAGTTCAAGTAGCCGGCGAAGGGAACATTCAAGGAAAGGCTTGCAGATTTTATTTGAGGATGAACGCCATAGAAAAGATGAAGAGGAAAGAATGATAGATAAACTATTGCTGCATTACAGTAAAAGACCATCAAAGTATGATGTGAGAAAAATGCCACAAGCTCTGGCAACTCCTGATACTGGTGAATTCTCAAATAATCAAACCAATGGAGATCAGGATAAAATGGAATCAGATGTGGTTGTTTTCCCCAAAAGATCTATTTCCCTCCCACACGAGCAGGCTTCTCCATCGAAGGCAACACCTATCTTTGCTCGTGCCAATTCATTTCAGCCCGACAACCAGGCATGTCATGTGCATCCCAAACTACCAGATTATGATGATTTGACTGCCAGATTTGCTTCTCTAAGAGGctga
- the LOC101256602 gene encoding uncharacterized protein isoform X4, which yields MATRTRIEVVRRRAESKQRFLKEDLAKLLDNGLDINAYGRTEEFLLGLNLLSCYDFVEQSCEYILMQLSDMQKLRGCPENCREAVASLMFAAARFSDLPELRELRDLFQERYGNSLECFVNQKFVEKLSSSPPAVEKRIQLLQDIVVEFSIRWDSMGFQKRMAFAQAQPNRSGLSHASAGNHILPNGKDGGLKADKLDVALGERHKGLNDQHNIKNGREGAVLKKEQQDLHSSEGKESNKDRNKHLTKQETCYSVGRKHDILFDEEEQTRIRNKAVMEKDDNSTRIAKSGNSSHGERREGFDYKFTRNNENHGQILTGRVQDTLSCARSETAPSRGLPFRNEDVTSARDTAIEKNTVNSKKMVQQDAGNRLMTSYAKFALPPPYSKSKEKAIHPPYVKRKDSKERGLKGSKQSASEFDGHFRSSSPSTRVETIKITKESDLSDHVAQTIKPTRTNSHGHDKEFSHKDVILPKPRSLRRKHHKSATNNHGEVDKSEDARGAKRSSSSRRREHSRKGLQILFEDERHRKDEEERMIDKLLLHYSKRPSKYDVRKMPQALATPDTGEFSNNQTNGDQDKMESDVVVFPKRSISLPHEQASPSKATPIFARANSFQPDNQACHVHPKLPDYDDLTARFASLRG from the exons ATG GCTACAAGGACGAGAATCGAGGTGGTGAGACGGAGAGCTGAGTCGAAACAGAGGTTTttgaaggaagatcttgccaaATTGCTTGATAATGGACTCGATATTAATGCTTATGGAAGG ACTGAAGAATTTTTGCTTGGGCTGAACCTCTTGTCCTGCTATGACTTTGTGGAACAATCTTGTGAATATATTTTGATGCAGCTCTCCGACATGCAGAAACTAAG GGGCTGTCCTGAGAACTGCAGAGAAGCTGTGGCATCGCTGATGTTTGCTGCAGCAAGATTCTCCGATTTACCAGAATTACGAGAGCTAAGGGATTTATTTCAGGAGAGATACGGGAACTCTTTAGAATGTTTTGTTAACCAGAAG TTTGTGGAGAAATTATCTTCAAGCCCCCCTGCAGTGGAGAAGAGAATTCAGCTGCTGCAAGATATAGTGGTAGAATTTTCCATAAGGTGGGACTCCATGGGATTTCAAAAGAGGATGGCATTTGCACAG GCTCAACCAAACAGGAGTGGACTTTCACATGCTTCTGCTGGCAATCACATTCTACCAAATGGCAAGGATGGTGGTTTAAAAGCTGATAAACTTGACGTTGCACTTGGTGAAAGGCACAAGGGATTGAATGATCAACATAACATAAAGAATGGAAGAGAGGGTGCTGTCTTGAAAAAAGAGCAGCAGGATCTTCATTCCTCTGAAGGAAAAGAATCAAACAAGGATAGAAATAAACATCTTACAAAGCAGGAAACATGCTATTCAGTGGGGCGAAAACATGATATCTTGTTTGACGAGGAGGAACAGACAAGGATAAGAAACAAAGCAGTCATGGAGAAAGATGATAATTCAACAAGGATAGCAAAATCAGGCAACTCATCACATGGAGAGAGGCGAGAAggttttgattataaatttactaGAAACAATGAAAATCATGGTCAAATTCTCACAGGAAGAGTACAGGACACTCTATCTTGTGCAAGATCAGAGACTGCTCCTAGTAGGGGACTCCCTTTCAGAAATGAAGATGTCACTTCTGCTCGGGACACAGCCATTGAAAAGAATACTGTCAACTCAAAAAAAATGGTTCAGCAGGACGCTGGAAATAGGTTAATGACATCCTATGCCAAGTTTGCTCTCCCTCCACCATACAGTAAGTCCAAAGAGAAAGCCATCCATCCTCCATATGTAAAGCGAAAAGATAGCAAGGAAAGAGGCCTCAAAGGTTCTAAGCAGTCTGCTTCTGAATTTGATGGCCATTTCAGAAGTTCCTCTCCATCCACTAGAGTTGAAACAATTAAGATCACTAAAGAATCAGACCTTTCTGATCATGTGGCTCAAACTATTAAACCCACTAGAACAAATAGTCATGGTCATGATAAAGAATTCTCTCACAAGGATGTGATTTTGCCCAAACCAAGATCTCTTAGGAGAAAGCACCATAAATCAGCTACTAATAATCACGGTGAAGTAGATAAGTCTGAAGATGCCAGAGGAGCCAAGAGAAGTTCAAGTAGCCGGCGAAGGGAACATTCAAGGAAAGGCTTGCAGATTTTATTTGAGGATGAACGCCATAGAAAAGATGAAGAGGAAAGAATGATAGATAAACTATTGCTGCATTACAGTAAAAGACCATCAAAGTATGATGTGAGAAAAATGCCACAAGCTCTGGCAACTCCTGATACTGGTGAATTCTCAAATAATCAAACCAATGGAGATCAGGATAAAATGGAATCAGATGTGGTTGTTTTCCCCAAAAGATCTATTTCCCTCCCACACGAGCAGGCTTCTCCATCGAAGGCAACACCTATCTTTGCTCGTGCCAATTCATTTCAGCCCGACAACCAGGCATGTCATGTGCATCCCAAACTACCAGATTATGATGATTTGACTGCCAGATTTGCTTCTCTAAGAGGctga